A stretch of Eleutherodactylus coqui strain aEleCoq1 chromosome 9, aEleCoq1.hap1, whole genome shotgun sequence DNA encodes these proteins:
- the LOC136578787 gene encoding probable 2-ketogluconate reductase has protein sequence MEELPFALMSYSGRSRGFPKQYETIVQKHFQLLYLEQFTNNKIAYAPKIQALLIWWHLPVVDKELLDSLPNLKVIASSGAGVDHLDLKLITSYGIKVTNTPHLGDDATADMGMALMLASAKNVVEGNRISRSPDTTDFDFNWVGDDITEATLGIIGMGSIGYCIAQRAKAFRMRILYHNRNKRALEEEMAVGAEYCSTMADLLHQSDFVMVVVQLTQDTHHLIGPKELQLMKPTATLINISRGQVIDQGALLDALNSGIIKAAALDVTYPEPLPRNHPLLATKNIIVTPHIGNGTDKTRRRIAEKIVQNASDILKGLPVMDIVAAP, from the exons ATGGAGGAACTTCCGTTTGCTCTGATGTCCTATAGCGGAAGATCCAGGGGATTTCCAAAACAGTATGAAACTATTGTACAGAAACACTTCCAGCTACTCTACCTGGAACAGTTTACCAATAATAAGATTGCGTATGCGCCAAAGATACAAGCCCTGTTGATTTGGTGGCACCTGCCTGTAGTTGACAAGGAACTTCTGGATTCTCTTCCTAATCTTAAAGTCATAGCAAGCTCTGGAGCGGGAGTAGATCATCTGGACCTGAAGTTAATCACAAGTTATGGTATAAAAGTCACTAATACACCACATCTTGGAGATGATGCCACTGCAGATATGGGAATGGCTTTAATGTTGGCATCTGCCAAAAATGTAGTAGAAG GGAACAGAATATCACGTTCACCAGACACTACAGATTTTGATTTCAACTGGGTGGGTGATGATATCACAGAAGCCACGCTGGGCATCATTGGAATGGGGAGTATTGGCTACTGCATAGCTCAGCGGGCTAAAGCTTTCAGGATGAGGATTCTCTACCACAATAGGAACAAGAG AGCTCTGGAAGAAGAAATGGCAGTAGGTGCTGAGTACTGCAGTACCATGGCTGATTTGCTTCACCAGTCAGATTTTGTAATGGTAGTCGTCCAGCTGACACAAGACACACACCATTTGATTGGACCAAAGGAACTTCAACTAATGAAGCCTACAGCCACTCTCATTAACATTAGTAGAG GCCAGGTAATTGACCAAGGTGCCCTGCTAGATGCCTTGAATAGTGGCATAATTAAGGCTGCCGCTTTAGATGTTACATACCCAGAACCATTGCCAAG AAATCATCCTTTGCTAGCAACGAAGAACATTATTGTGACACCCCATATTGGAAATGGAACAGATAAAACAAGAAGAAGAATTGCTGAAAAGATTGTACAAAACGCATCTGACATCCTGAAAGGTCTACCAGTAATGGATATAGTGGCAGCTCCATAA